One Gossypium hirsutum isolate 1008001.06 chromosome A11, Gossypium_hirsutum_v2.1, whole genome shotgun sequence genomic window carries:
- the LOC107923651 gene encoding sulfate transporter 3.1 isoform X1 → MGNADYLYPSTNEYRQCAHPVAVPPPQPFFKSFKNSLKETFFPDDPLRQFKNKTPSRKFFLGLQYFLPILEWGPRYTFQFLKSDLISGITIASLAIPQGISYAKLANLPPILGLYSSFIPPLIYAMMGSSRDLAVGTVAVASLLIGSMLGDEVNATENPTLYLHLAFTATFFAGLLQASLGLLRVGFIVDFLSHATIVGFMGGAATVVILQQLKGILGLQHFTQSTDIISVLRSVFSQIHEWRWESGVLGAVFLFFLLLSRYFSKRRPKFFWISAMAPLTTVILGSLLVYLTHAEKHGVDVIGNLKKGLNPPSFGDFVFTSPYLTTAVKTGMITGIIALAEGIAVGRSFAMFKHYNIDGNKEMVAIGTMNIVGSCFSCYLTTGPFSRSAVNFNAGCKTAMSNVVMAIAVMFTLLFLTPLFHYTPLVVLSAIIISAMLGLIDYEAAIHLWKVDKFDFVVCMGAYTGVVFASVEVGLVIAVYIYENTNEMNLFPSSKQQNSVIILWCKMQVAISVLRLLLFVARPRTFVLGNLRNSTIYRSVEQYPTTNDVPGILILQIDAPIYFANSSYLRERISRWIDEEEDKLKSTGETSLQYVIFNMSAVGNIDTSGISMLEEVKKITDRRGLKLVLANPGAEVMKKLNKSKFIETIGKEWIYLTVGEAVEACNYKLHTCKPDTTNEDSQPWNNV, encoded by the exons ATGGGCAACGCTGATTATCTGTACCCTTCCACCAATGAGTACCGTCAATGTGCTCACCCAGTGGCGGTTCCTCCGCCACAACCATTCTTCAAGTCATTCAAAAACTCTCTCAAGGAGACGTTTTTCCCAGATGACCCTCTTCGACAATTCAAGAACAAAACACCCTCTCGGAAGTTTTTTCTGGGACTGCAATATTTCTTGCCCATTCTTGAATGGGGTCCTCGTTACACCTTCCAGTTCTTGAAATCTGACCTTATTTCGGGGATCACCATAGCCAGTCTTGCTATCCCTCAGGGTATTAGCTATGCAAAGCTAGCTAACTTGCCGCCTATACTCGGCCTAT ATTCAAGCTTTATTCCACCACTGATTTATGCGATGATGGGAAGTTCAAGAGATTTGGCAGTAGGGACTGTTGCAGTTGCATCACTTCTCATAGGTTCTATGTTGGGGGACGAAGTAAACGCTACTGAGAATCCTACGCTTTATCTTCACCTTGCTTTCACAGCAACTTTTTTCGCCGGCCTTCTGCAAGCTTCCTTAGGCCTCTTAAG GGTAGGGTTTATAGTCGATTTCCTTTCACATGCGACGATAGTAGGGTTCATGGGAGGAGCAGCCACCGTAGTGATATTGCAACAGCTAAAGGGAATTCTAGGACTTCAACACTTCACTCAATCTACTGATATTATCTCCGTCTTGCGCTCTGTGTTTTCCCAGATTCATGAg TGGAGATGGGAGAGTGGTGTGCTGGGCGCTGTtttccttttcttcctcctcctcaGCAGATACTTC AGTAAAAGACGACCCAAATTCTTCTGGATATCAGCAATGGCACCTTTGACAACGGTCATTCTTGGAAGTCTACTCGTTTACTTGACCCATGCTGAAAAACACGGTGTTGATGTG ATTGGAAACTTGAAGAAAGGGTTGAATCCACCTTCTTTTGGGGATTTCGTATTTACCTCTCCCTATTTGACAACAGCTGTGAAGACTGGCATGATCACTGGCATCATTGCTCTTGCT GAAGGAATAGCAGTAGGGAGAAGTTTTGCAATGTTCAAGCACTACAACATTGATGGGAACAAAGAAATGGTAGCCATTGGGACCATGAACATTGTTGGTTCTTGCTTTTCTTGCTATCTCACAACTG GGCCATTCTCTCGATCAGCTGTTAACTTCAATGCGGGATGTAAAACAGCAATGTCAAACGTTGTAATGGCCATTGCAGTTATGTTCACATTGCTGTTCTTAACACCATTGTTCCATTATACTCCCCTCGTAGTGTTGTCTGCAATTATAATCTCTGCAATGCTTGGCCTCATTGATTACGAGGCTGCAATTCATCTTTGGAAAGTCGATAAATTCGATTTCGTGGTGTGTATGGGTGCATATACCGGTGTTGTTTTCGCGAGTGTGGAGGTCGGATTAGTCATAGCGGTATATATCTACGAAAACACaaatgaaatgaacttatttCCTTCATCCAAACAACAAAATTCTGTAATAATCCTTTGGTGTAAAATGCAGGTTGCTATCTCTGTTCTGAGATTGCTGCTGTTTGTTGCGAGACCGAGGACCTTCGTTCTTGGAAACCTTCGGAATTCAACCATCTATAGGAGTGTTGAGCAATATCCAACTACAAACGATGTTCCTGGGATTCTTATACTTCAAATAGATGCTCCAATTTACTTTGCTAATTCAAGCTACTTAAGAGAAAG GATCTCAAGGTGGATTGATGAAGAGGAAGACAAGTTGAAATCTACAGGGGAAACTAGCTTACAGTATGTTATATTTAATATGAGTG CTGTTGGTAACATTGATACCAGTGGAATAAGCATGCTCGAAGAAGTGAAGAAAATAACTGATAGAAGGGGGCTCAAG CTTGTGTTGGCCAACCCTGGAGCTGAAGTGATGAAGAAACTGAACAAATCGAAGTTCATAGAGACAATAGGTAAAGAATGGATATACTTGACAGTAGGAGAAGCTGTTGAAGCCTGCAATTACAAGCTTCATACATGCAAACCAGACACCACCAATGAGGACTCGCAACCATGGAACAATGTCTAA
- the LOC107923651 gene encoding sulfate transporter 3.1 isoform X2 has protein sequence MGNADYLYPSTNEYRQCAHPVAVPPPQPFFKSFKNSLKETFFPDDPLRQFKNKTPSRKFFLGLQYFLPILEWGPRYTFQFLKSDLISGITIASLAIPQGISYAKLANLPPILGLYSSFIPPLIYAMMGSSRDLAVGTVAVASLLIGSMLGDEVNATENPTLYLHLAFTATFFAGLLQASLGLLRVGFIVDFLSHATIVGFMGGAATVVILQQLKGILGLQHFTQSTDIISVLRSVFSQIHEWRWESGVLGAVFLFFLLLSRYFSKRRPKFFWISAMAPLTTVILGSLLVYLTHAEKHGVDVIGNLKKGLNPPSFGDFVFTSPYLTTAVKTGMITGIIALAEGIAVGRSFAMFKHYNIDGNKEMVAIGTMNIVGSCFSCYLTTGPFSRSAVNFNAGCKTAMSNVVMAIAVMFTLLFLTPLFHYTPLVVLSAIIISAMLGLIDYEAAIHLWKVDKFDFVVCMGAYTGVVFASVEVGLVIAVAISVLRLLLFVARPRTFVLGNLRNSTIYRSVEQYPTTNDVPGILILQIDAPIYFANSSYLRERISRWIDEEEDKLKSTGETSLQYVIFNMSAVGNIDTSGISMLEEVKKITDRRGLKLVLANPGAEVMKKLNKSKFIETIGKEWIYLTVGEAVEACNYKLHTCKPDTTNEDSQPWNNV, from the exons ATGGGCAACGCTGATTATCTGTACCCTTCCACCAATGAGTACCGTCAATGTGCTCACCCAGTGGCGGTTCCTCCGCCACAACCATTCTTCAAGTCATTCAAAAACTCTCTCAAGGAGACGTTTTTCCCAGATGACCCTCTTCGACAATTCAAGAACAAAACACCCTCTCGGAAGTTTTTTCTGGGACTGCAATATTTCTTGCCCATTCTTGAATGGGGTCCTCGTTACACCTTCCAGTTCTTGAAATCTGACCTTATTTCGGGGATCACCATAGCCAGTCTTGCTATCCCTCAGGGTATTAGCTATGCAAAGCTAGCTAACTTGCCGCCTATACTCGGCCTAT ATTCAAGCTTTATTCCACCACTGATTTATGCGATGATGGGAAGTTCAAGAGATTTGGCAGTAGGGACTGTTGCAGTTGCATCACTTCTCATAGGTTCTATGTTGGGGGACGAAGTAAACGCTACTGAGAATCCTACGCTTTATCTTCACCTTGCTTTCACAGCAACTTTTTTCGCCGGCCTTCTGCAAGCTTCCTTAGGCCTCTTAAG GGTAGGGTTTATAGTCGATTTCCTTTCACATGCGACGATAGTAGGGTTCATGGGAGGAGCAGCCACCGTAGTGATATTGCAACAGCTAAAGGGAATTCTAGGACTTCAACACTTCACTCAATCTACTGATATTATCTCCGTCTTGCGCTCTGTGTTTTCCCAGATTCATGAg TGGAGATGGGAGAGTGGTGTGCTGGGCGCTGTtttccttttcttcctcctcctcaGCAGATACTTC AGTAAAAGACGACCCAAATTCTTCTGGATATCAGCAATGGCACCTTTGACAACGGTCATTCTTGGAAGTCTACTCGTTTACTTGACCCATGCTGAAAAACACGGTGTTGATGTG ATTGGAAACTTGAAGAAAGGGTTGAATCCACCTTCTTTTGGGGATTTCGTATTTACCTCTCCCTATTTGACAACAGCTGTGAAGACTGGCATGATCACTGGCATCATTGCTCTTGCT GAAGGAATAGCAGTAGGGAGAAGTTTTGCAATGTTCAAGCACTACAACATTGATGGGAACAAAGAAATGGTAGCCATTGGGACCATGAACATTGTTGGTTCTTGCTTTTCTTGCTATCTCACAACTG GGCCATTCTCTCGATCAGCTGTTAACTTCAATGCGGGATGTAAAACAGCAATGTCAAACGTTGTAATGGCCATTGCAGTTATGTTCACATTGCTGTTCTTAACACCATTGTTCCATTATACTCCCCTCGTAGTGTTGTCTGCAATTATAATCTCTGCAATGCTTGGCCTCATTGATTACGAGGCTGCAATTCATCTTTGGAAAGTCGATAAATTCGATTTCGTGGTGTGTATGGGTGCATATACCGGTGTTGTTTTCGCGAGTGTGGAGGTCGGATTAGTCATAGCG GTTGCTATCTCTGTTCTGAGATTGCTGCTGTTTGTTGCGAGACCGAGGACCTTCGTTCTTGGAAACCTTCGGAATTCAACCATCTATAGGAGTGTTGAGCAATATCCAACTACAAACGATGTTCCTGGGATTCTTATACTTCAAATAGATGCTCCAATTTACTTTGCTAATTCAAGCTACTTAAGAGAAAG GATCTCAAGGTGGATTGATGAAGAGGAAGACAAGTTGAAATCTACAGGGGAAACTAGCTTACAGTATGTTATATTTAATATGAGTG CTGTTGGTAACATTGATACCAGTGGAATAAGCATGCTCGAAGAAGTGAAGAAAATAACTGATAGAAGGGGGCTCAAG CTTGTGTTGGCCAACCCTGGAGCTGAAGTGATGAAGAAACTGAACAAATCGAAGTTCATAGAGACAATAGGTAAAGAATGGATATACTTGACAGTAGGAGAAGCTGTTGAAGCCTGCAATTACAAGCTTCATACATGCAAACCAGACACCACCAATGAGGACTCGCAACCATGGAACAATGTCTAA